In Vespa crabro chromosome 7, iyVesCrab1.2, whole genome shotgun sequence, a single window of DNA contains:
- the LOC124425615 gene encoding glutamate receptor ionotropic, delta-2-like: protein MSFAAWLVLFIYKGHGSDYCHSPPGNIFHLRYNSNMLVRCGTENILREWYSIDMNRTEINDLATWSLENGITKIASDFLYKRRSNLQGLVMRAVIVKDSSFLIVNEDGKLDGILGRILRNLCVTLNFSINIVSEVEEYGNWNSKEKTWSGAVGELYAGRADISIADFTITGPRLNVVDFTLPLLLTKKCLYIREPQIFAIKWSSFILAFSYSIWIAILMILIVGSILLIFLKIKNGSDRKIRDLLSDNFLEIWGIFCQQGLADPL, encoded by the exons ATGTCTTTTGCTGCATGGCTAGTGTTATTCATTTACAAGGGACATGGCTCCGATTATTGTCACAGTCCTccaggtaacatttttcatttaagaTACAACTCGAATATGTTGGTACGTTGCGgtacagaaaatattttacgagagTGGTATTCGATCGATATGAATAGAACCGAGATCAATGATTTAGCAACGTGGAGTTTAGAAAATGGAATAACTAAAATTGCTTctgattttctttataaaaggAGAAGTAATTTACAGGGTTTGGTAATGAGAGCTGTTATAGTTAAG gATTCGTCGTTCCTAATCGTAAACGAGGATGGCAAATTAGATGGTATATTAGGTAGAATATTAAGAAACCTTTGTGTGACTCTCAATTTTAGTATCAACATTGTCTCGGAAGTAGAAGAATATGGAAATTGGAATTCTAAAGAAAAGACTTGGTCCGGAGCAGTGGGAGAATTATATGCAGGACGTGCTGACATTTCTATTGCAGATTTTACTATTACCGGTCCCAGATTGAATGTTGTCGACTTTACGCTTCCTCTTTTGCTTACGAAAAAATGTCTTTACATTCGCGAACCACAAATATTTGCGATTAAATGGTCATCTTTTATTCTA GCATTCTCCTATTCCATTTGGATAGCTATATTGATGATATTAATTGTCGGATCAATTTTACtaatttttctcaaaataaaaaatggaagCGATCGTAAAATAAGAGATTTGTTGTCAGACAATTTTTTGGAGATTTGGGGTATATTTTGTCAACAGGGACTGGCAG ATCCTCTTTAA